In Bacillus sp. DX3.1, the following proteins share a genomic window:
- a CDS encoding quinone oxidoreductase: MKALCFKEFGNADVLKYKEVSDPIINPNEILVRTKAIGLNFADIYRRRGAYHLAGKPPYILGYEGSGIVEQIGSEVTNVNIGDHIAFADVPFANAELVAVPMEKAIPLPDGISFKIASSVLLQGLTAHYLTKDSYEIKIGDTILIHAAAGGVGQLLIQITKMLGGKVIGLTSSPQKAAAAYSAGADHVFLYEGPWPEKVMEVTSDRGVDVVYESVGSTLSDSFQVTRIGGTVVFYGMAGGDPAPVDPRMLMDTSKTLTGGDLWNVLTTYEEREKRSKQLFDWITAGKLKIADPTTFSLMNGAEAHRLLESRKSTGKILLLP; the protein is encoded by the coding sequence ATGAAAGCACTTTGTTTCAAGGAATTCGGAAATGCTGATGTATTAAAATATAAAGAAGTGTCAGACCCAATTATAAATCCGAATGAAATTCTTGTTCGCACAAAAGCGATTGGCTTAAATTTTGCTGATATATATAGACGTAGAGGTGCTTATCATCTCGCAGGAAAACCACCTTATATATTGGGTTATGAAGGGTCGGGAATTGTAGAGCAAATAGGTAGCGAAGTAACTAACGTCAATATTGGCGACCACATTGCATTTGCAGATGTCCCATTTGCAAATGCGGAACTCGTAGCTGTTCCTATGGAAAAAGCGATTCCACTACCAGATGGTATTTCGTTTAAAATAGCTTCTTCTGTTTTACTGCAAGGATTAACAGCACATTATTTAACCAAAGATAGTTATGAAATAAAAATAGGCGACACAATTCTAATTCACGCAGCAGCTGGAGGAGTTGGTCAACTTCTCATTCAAATTACTAAAATGCTTGGCGGAAAAGTTATTGGTCTCACCTCTTCTCCGCAAAAAGCTGCAGCAGCTTATTCAGCTGGAGCAGACCATGTATTTTTATATGAAGGACCATGGCCTGAAAAAGTGATGGAAGTAACAAGCGACCGAGGTGTAGATGTTGTGTATGAGTCAGTAGGTTCTACATTATCAGATAGTTTTCAAGTTACAAGAATCGGTGGCACGGTCGTTTTTTACGGGATGGCTGGAGGAGACCCTGCTCCCGTTGATCCACGAATGCTTATGGATACTTCTAAAACATTAACTGGCGGAGACCTTTGGAACGTTTTGACTACCTATGAAGAACGAGAAAAACGCTCAAAACAATTATTTGACTGGATTACTGCTGGAAAATTAAAAATTGCAGATCCTACTACTTTTTCTTTAATGAATGGTGCTGAAGCACACCGATTGTTAGAAAGTCGAAAGAGTACAGGGAAAATTTTATTGCTACCATAA
- a CDS encoding thioredoxin family protein has protein sequence MKRMLIFSTAIILVFAVITFITNKEPKSEKTTSTEKINYYQNQIKPEQLQQDLSNHKEKIVYFYKTTCPHCLKVSPIVVPLAKNMNIDLQVMNLEEYQQGWDMFQIKGTPTIISYKNGKEMNRILGEQSRETFQAWFENNK, from the coding sequence ATGAAAAGAATGCTTATTTTTAGTACCGCTATTATATTGGTATTTGCAGTTATTACTTTTATCACAAATAAGGAACCGAAAAGCGAAAAAACAACAAGTACAGAAAAGATAAATTATTATCAGAATCAAATTAAACCAGAACAATTGCAACAAGACCTTTCAAATCACAAAGAAAAAATAGTCTATTTTTATAAAACAACCTGTCCTCATTGCTTGAAGGTTTCTCCAATTGTAGTTCCTTTAGCAAAAAATATGAATATTGATTTGCAAGTTATGAATTTAGAGGAATATCAACAGGGGTGGGATATGTTTCAAATAAAAGGGACACCTACAATTATTTCTTACAAAAACGGGAAAGAAATGAATCGAATTTTAGGAGAACAGTCTCGAGAAACGTTTCAAGCATGGTTTGAAAACAACAAATAA
- a CDS encoding disulfide oxidoreductase, with the protein MDNKEKKLEYILFNAWAVAFIATIGSLYLSEVMKYEPCTLCWYQRILMYPLVVLLGAAIIRKDYKIGIYSLIIAIVGACISIYHYLLQKVFFFSTNGATCGRIPCTGDYLDWFGFITIPLLALIAFLIIVICSFILIKISKERRSI; encoded by the coding sequence ATGGATAATAAAGAAAAAAAACTGGAATACATATTGTTCAACGCATGGGCTGTTGCTTTTATCGCGACCATTGGCAGTTTGTATCTTTCTGAAGTAATGAAATATGAACCATGTACATTATGTTGGTATCAACGTATTCTCATGTATCCACTAGTGGTCTTATTAGGAGCAGCTATTATACGAAAGGATTATAAAATTGGAATTTACAGTTTAATCATTGCCATTGTAGGAGCATGTATATCTATCTATCATTATTTGCTTCAAAAAGTATTCTTTTTTTCTACAAATGGAGCAACATGTGGAAGAATACCTTGTACAGGAGACTATTTAGACTGGTTTGGATTTATTACGATTCCACTGCTCGCTCTAATAGCCTTTCTTATCATTGTTATTTGCAGTTTTATCCTTATTAAAATAAGCAAGGAGAGAAGAAGTATATGA
- a CDS encoding endonuclease MutS2 translates to MNTITFEKLQYNELKEIVKSYCVSGLGKQLLDKLQPSSNAKVVKNRLNETTEARAILDAESHVPFLGISNIESIIQKLEKGMIIDPTELVSISDFLRGCRKIKKFMLDKEFFAPVLSSYAYSMSEFISIEEEINFSIKGNSVDSAASKELKRIRNQIETTEEKIKERLNKFLNSSANKKYIQEFFISKKDDRYTIPIKASYKNQVAGTIVEVSSKGSTVFMEPTIITKLNVELASLKAEEAMEEYQILATLSGMVYEEMSDIKINIELISQYDMVFAKAKFSKHIGGIEPKLNNHGYIKLVECKHPLLQGKIVPLNFEIGKDYRSLVITGPNAGGKTIVLKTIGLLTLATMSGFHIVADKATEISLFENIFVDIGDNQSIENALSTFSSHMKNISEIMREANNSTLLLFDEIGSGTEPNEGAALAISILEEFYHMGCMTIATTHYGEIKRFSEIHSDFMNAAMQFNNETIEPMYKLIIGKSGESNALWISKKMNVRESVLDRAKNYMENKDYSLERVQENKIKKPKMVIVKKEEQYEFEKGDKVKLLEYDDYGIVYKEKDNFYNIVVLYNEEFIEVNCKRVALELKATELYPEGYDLDTLFITYKDRKLQHDIERGSKKALRKIQKEIRNRK, encoded by the coding sequence ATGAATACAATCACATTTGAAAAGTTGCAGTATAACGAGTTAAAGGAAATTGTGAAGTCTTATTGTGTAAGTGGACTTGGCAAACAATTGCTTGATAAGTTACAACCGAGTTCTAATGCTAAGGTAGTGAAAAATAGATTAAATGAAACGACGGAAGCAAGAGCTATATTAGATGCGGAAAGTCATGTGCCATTTTTGGGCATCTCTAATATTGAAAGTATCATTCAAAAACTTGAAAAGGGTATGATTATAGATCCAACAGAGTTAGTTAGCATATCGGACTTTTTAAGAGGATGTAGAAAAATTAAGAAATTCATGCTGGATAAAGAATTCTTTGCACCAGTATTAAGTTCATATGCGTATTCGATGTCGGAGTTTATAAGTATTGAAGAAGAGATAAACTTTTCCATTAAAGGGAACAGTGTAGATTCTGCGGCAAGTAAAGAATTGAAACGAATTAGAAACCAAATTGAAACAACGGAAGAAAAGATTAAAGAGCGATTAAATAAGTTTTTAAATAGTAGTGCAAATAAGAAATATATTCAAGAATTCTTTATAAGTAAAAAAGACGACAGATATACAATTCCGATTAAGGCTTCTTACAAAAATCAAGTTGCAGGAACGATTGTTGAAGTTTCTTCTAAAGGTTCAACTGTTTTTATGGAACCGACTATAATTACGAAATTAAACGTGGAGTTAGCAAGTTTAAAAGCGGAAGAGGCAATGGAAGAGTATCAAATATTAGCAACCTTATCAGGAATGGTATATGAAGAAATGAGTGATATCAAGATTAATATTGAACTCATCAGTCAATATGATATGGTGTTTGCGAAAGCTAAATTTAGCAAACATATTGGTGGGATAGAACCTAAGTTAAATAATCACGGATATATAAAGTTGGTTGAATGTAAACATCCGCTGTTACAAGGAAAGATTGTACCATTGAATTTTGAAATCGGGAAAGATTATCGCAGCTTGGTTATAACAGGGCCAAATGCTGGTGGGAAAACAATTGTGCTGAAAACAATTGGATTACTAACTTTAGCGACGATGTCAGGGTTTCATATTGTTGCAGATAAAGCTACAGAGATTTCGCTTTTTGAGAATATCTTTGTTGATATTGGTGATAACCAAAGTATTGAAAATGCATTAAGTACCTTTTCATCTCATATGAAAAATATTTCAGAAATTATGAGGGAAGCCAATAATAGCACGCTGCTATTATTTGATGAAATTGGTAGCGGTACAGAGCCAAATGAAGGTGCTGCACTGGCAATTTCCATTTTAGAAGAATTTTATCATATGGGATGTATGACAATTGCTACGACTCATTATGGTGAAATTAAACGTTTTTCAGAAATTCATAGTGATTTTATGAATGCGGCAATGCAATTTAATAATGAAACAATAGAGCCGATGTATAAGCTTATCATCGGAAAATCTGGAGAAAGTAACGCCCTTTGGATTTCTAAGAAAATGAATGTAAGAGAAAGTGTTTTAGATCGAGCAAAGAATTATATGGAAAATAAAGATTATAGCTTAGAGCGAGTGCAAGAAAACAAAATAAAGAAACCGAAAATGGTCATAGTGAAAAAAGAAGAACAGTATGAATTCGAGAAAGGGGACAAAGTAAAATTATTAGAGTACGATGATTACGGGATTGTATATAAGGAAAAAGACAATTTTTATAACATCGTGGTGCTATATAATGAAGAATTTATTGAAGTGAATTGTAAGCGAGTCGCTCTGGAATTGAAAGCAACTGAATTATACCCAGAGGGGTACGACTTAGATACATTATTCATTACTTATAAAGATCGAAAACTACAGCATGATATAGAACGAGGATCGAAAAAAGCACTAAGAAAAATACAAAAGGAAATTAGAAACAGGAAATAA